From Microcebus murinus isolate Inina chromosome 13, M.murinus_Inina_mat1.0, whole genome shotgun sequence, the proteins below share one genomic window:
- the LOC105871928 gene encoding uncharacterized protein LOC105871928 has protein sequence MLETYRNLVSVELAVSKLDLVTFLKQMKESWNVKREDTVAQHPALHIKGSNKHAFQSPRETQDIRYRIGLSVQSNISEDLRLKIEEDISKCDQFDESFIKTLLFFHQPMISSNAKINNHDQYSKVLTQSSLLNQYQEINNWDKHYMLKKTLMSFIQNLTLNNYQNNYIGERNCQCSKPEKNLSQVSCSRKYQNGQYPEIQCKCKTCGKVFHHCLKGISREDTHIQGYSYKCNECVEAFAQLGKHSEHQGIHTKEDSCRYKKCEIVSSQSSNLRKQNIIHPEENLSSKECGKSFNQRSQLKHQKIYTKKKSYKCKECGKAFTQFSILRQHKIIHTKEKPHKCNECGKAFNCSSHLIRHQRIHTGEKPYKCEECGISFSQSGNLIKHQRIHTGEKPYKCKECGMFFAQFSSLRQHQRIHTGEKPYKCEACGKAFNRNSNLTEHQSIHTGEKRYRCEECGKGFYRISQLTQHQRIHTGEKPYKCEECGKAFRCRSSLIEHQRIHTGEKPYKCEECGKAFSCHSSLARHLKIHTGEKPYNCEECGKAFNCRSTLNRHQKIHNG, from the exons atgttggagaccTACAGAAACCTGGTCTCTGTGG aacTTGCTGTCTCTAAGCTGGACCTGGTCAcctttttgaaacaaatgaaagagtCCTGGAATGTGAAGAGAGAGGACACAGTAGCCCAACACCCAG caCTACATATTAAAGGAAGCAATAAGCATGCTTTTCAAAGCCCTAGAGAAACCCAGGACATTCGATATAGGATTGGATTAAGTGTTCAGTCAAATATTTCTGAAGATCTGAGATTGAAAATTGAAGAGGATATTTCCAAATGTGATCAATTTGATGAGTCCTtcattaaaactttattattcttCCACCAACCAATGATATCATCAAATGCCAAAATTAACAACCATGATCAGTATAGTAAGGTGTTAACCCAATCATCATTGCTTAATCAATACCaggaaataaataattgggacaaacattatatgttaaaaaaaactttgatGTCCTTTATCCAGAACCTTACCCTAAATAACTACCAGAATAATTATATTGGTGAGAGAAATTGTCAATGTAGTAAACCTGAAAAAAACTTGAGCCAAGTCTCATGTTCTAGAAAATATCAGAACGGTCAGTATCCAGAGATCCAGTGCAAATGTAAAACATGTGGGAAAGTTTTTCATCATTGTTTAAAGGGCATTAGCCGTGAAGATACCCATATTCAAGGATATTcctacaaatgtaatgaatgtgtaGAAGCTTTTGCCCAGTTAGGAAAACATTCTGAACATCAGGGAATTCATACCAAAGAAGACTCGTGCAGATATAAGAAATGTGAGATAGTCTCTAGTCAGTCATCCAatttaagaaaacagaacatAATCCATCCTGAAGAAAACCTCTCcagtaaagaatgtggcaaaagcTTTAACCAAAGGTCACAGCTTAAACACCAGAAAATTTATACTAAgaagaaatcctacaaatgtaaagaatgtggaaaagcctttactcAGTTTTCAATCCTTAGACAACATAAGATAATTCATACTAAAGAAAAGCCccacaaatgtaatgaatgtggcaaagcctttaactgtAGTTCACACCTTATTCGGcatcaaagaattcatactggagaaaaaccctacaaatgtgaagaatgtggcataTCTTTTTCCCAGTCAGGAAACCTTATAAAACAccaaagaattcatactggagagaaaccctacaaatgtaaagaatgtggcatgTTCTTTGCTCAATTTTCAAGCCTGAgacaacatcagagaattcatactggagagaaaccctacaaatgtgaagcaTGTGGCAAAGCTTTCAACAGAAATTCAAACCTTACTGAACACCAGAgcattcatactggagagaaacgcTACagatgtgaagaatgtgggaaaggctTTTACCGTATTTCACAACTTACCCAACACCAgaggattcatactggagagaaaccctacaaatgtgaagaatgtggcaaagctttcaGGTGTCGTTCAAGCCTTATTGAGcaccagagaattcatactggagagaaaccctataaatgtgaagaatgtggcaaagcttttagctGTCATTCAAGCCTTGCTCGGCATctgaaaattcatactggagaaaaaccctataattgtgaagaatgtggcaaagcatttaactGTCGTTCTACCCTTAATCGACATCAGAAAATTCATAATGGATAG